From the Pomacea canaliculata isolate SZHN2017 linkage group LG14, ASM307304v1, whole genome shotgun sequence genome, one window contains:
- the LOC112555790 gene encoding CX3C chemokine receptor 1-like, whose protein sequence is MEYLSNWTDPMTQFGSGSPNSTDQPEDEEFSPLNNFLRRVQVCLVPVLFVFGLVGNLLAAGCFLSEPLRSTSCCLYMAGKCASDTGFLVPLFMMWLLRVGVDVVNVVGACQLTVFLSYVCGFMSVWFVVPITFENYIRLCRPQSTRSYCTTRVAVAVIAAVVLAALVGYSFPLWTTGVLHGREDEEPACMSLLKFKDVLIVMTFVDTVITLLLPSFIIIPLVMASLFATLQAMKRKQRIRESLIIQNQRHVLKNSLELQVAKFLLTVSMTFVILHSPGHLLRLKMLVDEYLLHKASESRDLMLQRLFECIYYFNFCGNLVIFLSSGANFRSRFSSMYCQRSRCVSRSYSDEYSLSQGRSRNVSENHCFNSDNPLERL, encoded by the coding sequence ATGGAGTACCTCAGTAACTGGACAGACCCCATGACCCAGTTTGGATCGGGGTCCCCGAACAGCACGGACCAGCCCGAGGATGAGGAGTTCTCGCCTCTGAACAATTTTTTGCGGAGGGTGCAGGTGTGTCTGGTGCCGGTTCTCTTCGTCTTCGGCCTTGTGGGGAATCTTCTGGCAGCCGGCTGCTTCCTGAGCGAGCCTCTGAGGTCCACATCCTGCTGCTTGTACATGGCGGGCAAGTGCGCCTCTGACACCGGCTTCCTGGTCCCGCTGTTCATGATGTGGTTGCTGCGGGTGGGCGTGGACGTGGTCAACGTGGTCGGCGCCTGTCAGCTGACCGTCTTCCTCAGCTACGTGTGCGGCTTCATGTCGGTGTGGTTCGTCGTGCCTATAACCTTCGAGAACTACATCCGTCTGTGCCGTCCTCAATCGACACGATCCTACTGCACGACCCGCGTGGCCGTTGCTGTCATCGCTGCTGTCGTCCTTGCCGCGCTCGTCGGCTACAGCTTTCCTCTCTGGACGACAGGTGTGCTGCACGGCAGGGAGGACGAGGAACCCGCCTGCATGTCCTTACTGAAGTTCAAGGATGTTCTCATCGTGATGACATTCGTGGACACGGTCATCACCTTGCTGTTGCcttccttcatcatcatcccctTGGTGATGGCCAGTCTCTTCGCCACGCTGCAGGCCATGAAGAGGAAGCAGAGGATCCGCGAGTCCCTCATCATCCAGAACCAACGACATGTCCTGAAGAACTCTCTGGAGCTGCAGGTCGCCAAGTTCCTTCTCACCGTCTCCATGACTTTCGTTATCTTGCACAGTCCGGGTCACCTGCTCCGGCTGAAGATGCTGGTGGACGAGTACCTGCTGCACAAAGCCTCGGAGTCCCGGGACCTCATGCTGCAGAGGCTGTTCGAGTGCATCTACTACTTCAACTTCTGCGGCAACCTCGTCATCTTCCTGTCCTCGGGAGCGAACTTTCGGTCGAGGTTCTCATCCATGTACTGCCAGAGGTCGCGGTGTGTGTCCAGGTCTTACTCAGATGAGTACAGTTTGTCTCAGGGACGATCACGAAATGTGTCGGAGAACCATTGTTTTAACTCCGATAATCCCCTCGAACGGCTCTAA